CAACCCTTTTTAGGCTAAACCTatctgttaagaatgagaGACAGAAACGGGATTGAAAATTCCTGAAATATAAGTGGGGTCGAAAGTTTACTTCactttctcattcttaacatgatgATATCAGAGTAAGAATGAGATAATAGTGGGATTGAAAATCCCAGAAACGTTAGTGGGTCTAAACTCCATTTCTGTTTCTGATTCTTagcatggtatcagagcaagatGAAAATCTCAGACACATTAGTGGGTGGAAAGTCTAATTCTGTTTCTCATTTGGTATCAGGTTAATAATGAGGGGATGGAAAATCCCAGAAACAAAAGTGGGATTCAAAATCGGAGAAACATAAGTGAGGTCGAGAgcaagaatgagaaacaattGAAAACCCCATAAATATAAGTGGGTCAAAAATTTACTTCTGTTCGTTCTCAACTTGATATAAGagtattatattttagatgtTATTAGAacttctcattcttaacacaaTTATTGACGATTTGGATCACAGGTGAACCAAGACACGTTTCTGCGCCAACGGATCGCGAAAGCGGAGGAGCAGCTGAAGAagataaggaaagaaaatcgCGAGAAGGAGGTGACACGGTTGATGTTCCAGATCCTGACTGGACCAGAATGGTTGCAAGGTCTCACCATGGGGGACTTGAACGACATTAGTTGGGTCATTGACGAGACGCTGAAGGGCATCAGCAAACGCATTGACTCGTTCAAAAGGCTGGTGCCGCCGCCGCCCCAGACGGGGGCGTGGGTGATGGAGGTGGTGAGCCCTGAGGATGGGATGGAGTTTGTAGGGGATGATATGGGTTTGAGTTTCGAAGATCATAGTTATAATAGTGAGAATGTGATATGGTCCAATGCCTTTTTCTCTTAGATAAtttcatgtttctttttctcatcaTGAATATAGTTTTCTTTTCGTCTTTAAATTCtcacattttcatttcaataataataataataataataataataataataataataataataataataatgtgtaaatcatatatttatccttttataatattagaaaatatcaaacaaatctcattaaaaaaaaaaaaaaaatccctatTATTGTTTGTGACAATATTTACATAATCCACCGCATGTAAATAATGcgtgaaagttctctatttataattaaataaattacaatgatttgaaaatagtaataaatggaaataataatatataaaaagatacCTAGAGTAAAAAAACAGGCAAATATcgagatatttgtcttataataaaatataatatatgataaactataatttagtactaaatctTTAcgtttatttcaaaaatatcattccatttttttcaaaaaaaaatataataattaggaggttttttaaaaacttcaaaaataacattaatttttttaaaaaaatttaaaatatttttacctgAACAACTCataacttttaaaacattttaaaagaaaattatagcGTTAATATTCCTTTTAAATgttcaatcttttttaaaCACACCGTTTAGAAAagttaagaatattaatgaaattttttaaaatttaaggaaaatttttaaatattctaagattatttttttaaaacgtttttaagaatttaaggataatttttttatttataaatttataaatggatAGATATAACCAATTTAAGCATAGTTGAACGGAAGGGAAAAATGGAAGGGAAAAATGGAAcagaacaaaatttatatggaaaaattaatatatattatatatttgccAGATAAGCAACCAAAAGGGGTGGCAAAAGAGTAATTGGACAGCAATGGAAAGAAGGTCAAATGTCATAAATGTGCCAATTTTGGGATAAAAATGGAGTaaatccaaattaaaataatcatttaattgTCCTGCTTAGCTGTCTTCAACTATTACTAATttattaccatttttaaatttaattttttttttttacatttaatgTGTTTATATTTTGAGATACTAATAATTCTTTCCATCTTATGCATCCAACACATTTATgtatcttcttcatttcttcttatactaataaaatccaaaaacattGCCTTATGCTAAACTttcatttaatgtttttttttttttttttttttttttttttttttttttttttttttttttttttNtttttttttttttttttttttttttttaatttcaattcaaacGTTTTGTGTTCTTGAACCATCatacatattatttataagttttgaaattcctaattgaaaaggaattttaagatgctcaaaaaaaaaaaaaaaaaaaaaatNNNNNNNNNNNNNNNNNNNNNNNNNNNNNNNNNNNNNNNNNNNNNNNNNNNNNNNNaaaaaaaaaaaaaaaaaaaaatctaaaactagaaaagaatttttagaaaaagttaGAATGATTTGTTCCACTCCCACATGTATTGTTTGTTGCGTCTCCTATGCTGCCTTTGCTGAGTCCTTCCCTGCCAAAATGAGAAGAACGTCCTTCGGGACTGTTTGGTAGATGACGGCAAGAGTCATCCTATCCTTACGCTCCTCAATGTTATCATGCTCGACGACGTCTCATATACCCTATGTCTGTGAGTTAACACGCATCTTTATCGACCTGCGTAGTTATTCTTCGTGAGTAACTGGTACTGAAGcgttgaaattcaaaataattacgaaaatgcctGTGCCAATAGATTTTCTGCATAATTGGTTTTAGAATTAATTAGTTGCATCAAACCGCTCATATCTTGAAATCTAACCGTTGGATCAAGTGGAAAATTGAGTATGTTCAAGAAGACTTGAGGTCCTTTAGATCCAATGACCGATATTCAAAGGTGAAGTCGACAAGATGCTCATgaggttagattttttttatggaacttttagaaattttaaatttaaaattagctCAAGAACAAACAAGGTCGGTGCAAGTTCAATTTTAGATTAGTTTCATTACTGTTGggttttccaaaatttttggAGATATGGTCTATTTATACACGTCAAAGtcatcaaatttgaacattcctctcaaaaatgacaaaaataacAACTatgattcaattttttttgggctCGTGTTTCAAACAACTCAATAAAGGTTTTCAAactagggtttcgattttaagcctGTACGTACTGGGTTATcgactatttttctttaaaattcaagTCTCAGTGCTACTTCTTAAGAGAATATTGAGGTATTGAAAAGAGAAGTAGCTTTTCAGAATTGCTCTAGAATGTGAACGAAAAGCAGCCGATGATACCCTGTTTCTGATTGAACAAAATTGTCTtggagcaaaaaaaaaaaaaaaatttgggtgTTAGTTGTAGATCATATGTGTCGAAATCATCGAATATGCATATTTCTCACAACAATGACAAAAATATCAACCGTGAGTCAGTTTTTTCGTGCTCAAGCTTCAAATGATCCCattaaggtttccaaattagggcaGGTAAGTTTTTTTCCTCTAAAATTTAAGTCTCAGTACTATTTCTTAAGGGAAAATTAAGATATTGGAAAGAGAAAGCAACTTTTTGGAACTGCCTTAGAACCTAGCGAAAAGTCGTTGATGGTACCTCGACATTGGTCGAACAAAAACTGGCCAGGAGAAAAACTACTTTAGGGTGTTGGTTGCCGACCATATGTgtcaaaatcatcaaatttgaaatttctcaCAACAATGTCGAATAAATATCGATCATGACTCAATTTTTTCGTGTGTGCGCTTCAAACATCTCaattagggttttaaaatTAGGATTTTCGTTTTAAGCCCGTACTTTGAGTGTTGTAGCCtctttttctccaaatttcaAGTCTCAGTACTGTTTTCTTAGGGAATAATATGATATTCGATAGAGAAAATAGCTTTTCATAATTGTCCTAGAATGGGGTCAAAAATCTGCCGATGGTACCCTAACATTGATCTAACAAAAATGGTTGGGACCAAAACCAATTTTGAAAGTTGATTGCCAATTATTtgtgtcaaaattatcaaatttgaacattctTCTCCACAACATCGAAAACATATCAACAGtgactcattttttttgtgcgcgtgcttcaaacgacctagttagggtttccaaattaagGGTTCAGTTTTGAGCCAGTACGTAAAGTGTTGTAGGctcttttttctctaaaattcAAGTCCCGATAATATTTCCTAAGGGAATATTTTGGAAACAGAAATTAACTTTATAGAACTGCCTTAGAACGCGAGCGAAGAGTCGCCGATTGTATCTCGACGTTTGTCAAACAAAAACTAGTCGTGAGCGAAACCACTCTTATGCATTAGTTACCAATCATGTGTAAAAATCATCGAGTTTGAAAATTCTTGACAAAAAAAGTCGAAAAAATATCGACCGTATCTCAATTTTTTCGCTCCTGTGCTTCAAATGGCTCAACTAGAGTTTCAAAATTagtgtttcaattttaagccaTTATGTAAGTGTTGTAGGCTTTTTTTCTCCTAGTACTATTTCCTAAGAGAAtattttggaaagaaaaaacagcTTTTTGGAAGTGTCCTAGGACATTAACGAAAAGCTGCCAATGGTACCCGACGTCGGTCGAAAAGCTGCCAATTGTACGCGATGTAGAGAGATTCAAACGGCTCAATTAGAGTTTCGATCTTAAGCCCGTACTACAGTGTTataggcttttttttttcttttctaaatcaaGTCGCATTATTATTCCTATggaaatattaagatattggAAAGAGAAATAAGCTTTTCGAAACTGCCTAGAACGTGAGTGAAAAGCCACCAATGGAACTCAAATGTCGGTCGACAAAAAACTGGTCGGGAGTGAAACTACTTTTGGTTGTAAGTTACTAATCATACGTGTCAAAATCATCGATTTGAACATTCCTCAAAACAACGTCGTAAAAATATCAACCTCAGTTTTTTCACACGTGTGCTTTAAACggccgaattagggttttagaaTTAACCCGGTACGTGCAATGTTATTATGTTTCTCCAAAATTCAAGTGCCAATATTATTTCCTAAGAGAATATTAAGACATTGGAAAGAGAAAGTAGATTTTTAGAACTGTCCTAGAAAGCGAGGAAAAAGCCACCAATGATACCCCACATTGGTCAAACAAAAACTAGTCGGGAGTGATACCAGTTTTGGGTGTTGGATGCGGATCATACGTGTCGAAATTTAAACATAACTCACAATAACAACGATAAAATATCAACTGTGACTCATTTCTTTATGGGTGTGCTTCAAACTATCCTATTAGTGCTTCCAGATTTGGGTTTCTATTTTAAGCCACTACAGTAttgtaactattttttaagggaatattaagatattaaaaagataaatcaGCTTTTCGCAATTGTCCTAGAACACGAGT
This sequence is a window from Cucurbita pepo subsp. pepo cultivar mu-cu-16 chromosome LG04, ASM280686v2, whole genome shotgun sequence. Protein-coding genes within it:
- the LOC111792711 gene encoding agamous-like MADS-box protein AGL80, producing the protein MARKKVKLAYIVNDSARKATYKKRKKGLLKKLSELTTLCGIQACAIVFSPYDSPPELWPSVLGVQRVLSQFKNMPEMEQSKKMVNQDTFLRQRIAKAEEQLKKIRKENREKEVTRLMFQILTGPEWLQGLTMGDLNDISWVIDETLKGISKRIDSFKRLVPPPPQTGAWVMEVVSPEDGMEFVGDDMGLSFEDHSYNSENVIWSNAFFS